A single window of Grus americana isolate bGruAme1 chromosome 10, bGruAme1.mat, whole genome shotgun sequence DNA harbors:
- the C10H15orf61 gene encoding uncharacterized protein C15orf61 homolog, with translation MRALRRLHEAAVGLLLWRGTAAAAAPRPAASEVLSQHLRQRGLPHWTSYCVKYSAVRNDQFGLSHFNWRVNGANYHILRTGCFPFIKYHCSRAAPQDLALQNAAFTALKVLNAGIPTLLYGIGSWFFVSVTETVHTSHGPVTIYFLNKEDEGAMY, from the exons ATGCGGGCGCTGCGGCGGCTGCATGAGGCGGCGgtggggctgctgctgtggcggggaacggcggcggcagcagcgcccCGTCCCGCCGCTTCGGAGGTGCTGAGCCAGCACCTGCGGCAACGCGGCCTGCCCCACTGGACCTCGTACTGCGTCAAGTACAGCGCCGTGCGCAACGACCAGTTCGGCCTCTCCCACTTCAACTGGCGGGTGAACGGTGCCAACTACCACATCCTGCGCACCGGCTGCTTCCCCTTCATCAAGTACCACTGCTCCCGCGCCGCCCCGCAGGACCTGGCGCTACAGAATGCCGCCTTCACCGCCCTCAAGGTCCTCAACGCCG gCATCCCAACTTTACTATATGGAATTGGCTCCTGGTTCTTTGTCAGTGTCACAGAGACTGTTCATACGAGTCATGGCCCAgttactatttattttctaaataaagaagATGAAGGCGCAATGTACTGA